The following coding sequences are from one Sphaeramia orbicularis chromosome 11, fSphaOr1.1, whole genome shotgun sequence window:
- the mapk15 gene encoding mitogen-activated protein kinase 15 isoform X1, with product MSSRGTSSEKMSKKYEATHVPEVEEHISLKYEIKKRLGKGAYGIVWKAVDRQTGEIVAVKKIFDAFRNRTDAQRTFREIMLLQEFGDHPNIVKLLNVIRAQNDKDIYLIFEYMDTDLHAVIKKGTLLKDIHKRYVMYQLFKAIKYLHSGNVIHRDQKPSNVLLDTDCVVKLCDFGLARSLNQIQEDCGNPALTEYVATRWYRAPEILLGSARYTKGVDMWSLGCILGEMLLGKALFPGTSTINQIEKIMSAIPHPSPTDILAIKSEYGSSVIQRMLLKPQVPLEDLLQLSVPPDALDLLRGLLVFNPDKRLTAEQALEHPYVAKFHNPAKEPALNYDVVLPVDDDVQLSVVQYRNKLYEMMLECRTNQGMATLVQPKGEGSASNSHKPSRKDRVEKCPVAANVSDGDGDPEGQAKPEKTDEKTQEPSYVGVSKPAPVIAPGQLAVERMSQPLSPALGKLTYNPITHAPSGFVRPAGLPHYYQSRNPTGSNCSGNGSLTESVSTNTSMDQILQRGRSAPMAHSRPFSSTLTLTQNNPLVRKEEPSLSSGLQVTSARLNQRSNSRPPPRFSKKVFQNNSNVAAAGDPRAKLGSYSQAYGTINKTELDNLLQNRPHNQ from the exons ATGAGCAGCAGAGGAACGAGCTCTGAAAAGAtgagcaaaaaatatgaagcaACACACGTCCCTGAGGTCGAGGAGCACATTTCTCTAAAATATGAAATCAAGAAGAGACTTGGAAAAGGG GCTTATGGTATCGTGTGGAAGGCAGTTGACAGGCAGACAGGGGAGATTGTGGCGGTGAAGAAGATTTTTGATGCCTTCAGAAACAGGACAGATGCACAG CGCACATTCAGAGAAATCATGCTCCTACAG GAGTTTGGAGATCATCCCAACATCGTCAAACTTCTGAACGTCATCAGAGCCCAAAATGATAAAGACATTTATCTCATCTTTGAATATATGG ATACCGACCTGCATGCAGTGATCAAAAAAGGCACCTTACTGAAAGACATCCATAAGCGTTATGTGATGTACCAGCTCTTCAAAGCCATCAAATACCTGCATTCAGGAAATGTCATTCACAGGGATCAAAAG CCATCCAATGTGCTCTTGGACACTGACTGTGTTGTCAAGCTGTGCGATTTCGGCTTGGCCAGATCACTCAACCAGATCCAAGAAGACTGTGGGAATCCAGCACTGACGGAGTATGTGGCAACGCGGTGGTATCGAGCTCCTGAGATCCTCCTGGGATCTGCGAG GTACACTAAAGGTGTGGACATGTGGAGTCTGGGCTGCATCCTTGGAGAGATGCTTCTGGGAAAAGCCCTCTTTCCAGGGACATCAACAATCAACCAGATTGAGAAGATCATGAGTGCCATTCCACACCCCAGCCCCACTG ATATACTTGCAATCAAGTCCGAATATGGATCCTCAGTCATCCAGAGAATGCTACTGAA accacaggtgCCTTTAGAGGACCTCCTCCAGCTGTCTGTGCCTCCTGATGCTCTGGATTTGCTCCGGGGTCTCCTGGTTTTTAACCCAGACAAGAGGCTGACTGCTGAGCAAGCCCTGGAGCATCCATATGTAGCCAA GTTCCACAATCCAGCCAAGGAGCCCGCTCTCAACTATGATGTGGTGTTGCCGGTGGATGATGATGTACAGTTATCTGTGGTTCAATATCGCAACAAACTTTATGAG ATGATGCTGGAGTGTAGAACAAATCAGGGGATGGCAACACTGGTTCAACCAAAGGGTGAAGGCTCTGCCAGTAACAGTCACAAGCCTAGCAGAAAGGACAGAGTTGAGAAATGCCCAGTGGCAGCAAATGTTAGCGATGGGGATGGAGACCCTGAGGGGCAAGCAAAGCCTGAGAAGACTGATGAGAAAACCCAGGAGCCTTCATATGTTGGTGTCTCTAAACCTGCACCTGTGATTGCACCAGGCCAGCTGGCTGTGGAGAGGATGAGCCAGCCTCTTAGCCCTGCCTTAGGAAAACTCACATACAACCCCATCACGCATGCCCCGA GTGGTTTTGTGCGTCCAGCGGGCCTTCCTCATTACTACCAATCGAGAAACCCAACTGGATCAAACTGTAGTGGAAATGGATCACTGACAGAGAGTGTCAGTACTAACACA TCCATGGACCAGATTCTGCAGCGTGGTCGCTCAGCTCCCATGGCTCATAGCCGCCCCTTCTCTtcaaccctaacactaacacagAACAATCCACTGGTTCGAAAGGAGGAGCCGTCTCTCTCCTCCGGACTACAGGTCACATCTGCACGCCTG AACCAGCGTTCCAACTCACGGCCACCACCTCGCTTCAGCAAGAAAGTATTCCAGAATAACAGTAATGTTGCTGCTGCAGGAGACCCTCGAGCCAAGCTAGGCAGCTACTCCCAGGCTTATGGTACCATTAACAAGACAGAACTGGACAATCTGCTTCAGAACCGGCCTCACAACCAGTAA
- the mapk15 gene encoding mitogen-activated protein kinase 15 isoform X2: MSSRGTSSEKMSKKYEATHVPEVEEHISLKYEIKKRLGKGAYGIVWKAVDRQTGEIVAVKKIFDAFRNRTDAQRTFREIMLLQEFGDHPNIVKLLNVIRAQNDKDIYLIFEYMDTDLHAVIKKGTLLKDIHKRYVMYQLFKAIKYLHSGNVIHRDQKPSNVLLDTDCVVKLCDFGLARSLNQIQEDCGNPALTEYVATRWYRAPEILLGSARYTKGVDMWSLGCILGEMLLGKALFPGTSTINQIEKIMSAIPHPSPTDILAIKSEYGSSVIQRMLLKPQVPLEDLLQLSVPPDALDLLRGLLVFNPDKRLTAEQALEHPYVAKFHNPAKEPALNYDVVLPVDDDVQLSVVQYRNKLYEMMLECRTNQGMATLVQPKGEGSASNSHKPSRKDRVEKCPVAANVSDGDGDPEGQAKPEKTDEKTQEPSYVGVSKPAPVIAPGQLAVERMSQPLSPALGKLTYNPITHAPSGFVRPAGLPHYYQSRNPTGSNCSGNGSLTESVSTNTILQRGRSAPMAHSRPFSSTLTLTQNNPLVRKEEPSLSSGLQVTSARLNQRSNSRPPPRFSKKVFQNNSNVAAAGDPRAKLGSYSQAYGTINKTELDNLLQNRPHNQ; this comes from the exons ATGAGCAGCAGAGGAACGAGCTCTGAAAAGAtgagcaaaaaatatgaagcaACACACGTCCCTGAGGTCGAGGAGCACATTTCTCTAAAATATGAAATCAAGAAGAGACTTGGAAAAGGG GCTTATGGTATCGTGTGGAAGGCAGTTGACAGGCAGACAGGGGAGATTGTGGCGGTGAAGAAGATTTTTGATGCCTTCAGAAACAGGACAGATGCACAG CGCACATTCAGAGAAATCATGCTCCTACAG GAGTTTGGAGATCATCCCAACATCGTCAAACTTCTGAACGTCATCAGAGCCCAAAATGATAAAGACATTTATCTCATCTTTGAATATATGG ATACCGACCTGCATGCAGTGATCAAAAAAGGCACCTTACTGAAAGACATCCATAAGCGTTATGTGATGTACCAGCTCTTCAAAGCCATCAAATACCTGCATTCAGGAAATGTCATTCACAGGGATCAAAAG CCATCCAATGTGCTCTTGGACACTGACTGTGTTGTCAAGCTGTGCGATTTCGGCTTGGCCAGATCACTCAACCAGATCCAAGAAGACTGTGGGAATCCAGCACTGACGGAGTATGTGGCAACGCGGTGGTATCGAGCTCCTGAGATCCTCCTGGGATCTGCGAG GTACACTAAAGGTGTGGACATGTGGAGTCTGGGCTGCATCCTTGGAGAGATGCTTCTGGGAAAAGCCCTCTTTCCAGGGACATCAACAATCAACCAGATTGAGAAGATCATGAGTGCCATTCCACACCCCAGCCCCACTG ATATACTTGCAATCAAGTCCGAATATGGATCCTCAGTCATCCAGAGAATGCTACTGAA accacaggtgCCTTTAGAGGACCTCCTCCAGCTGTCTGTGCCTCCTGATGCTCTGGATTTGCTCCGGGGTCTCCTGGTTTTTAACCCAGACAAGAGGCTGACTGCTGAGCAAGCCCTGGAGCATCCATATGTAGCCAA GTTCCACAATCCAGCCAAGGAGCCCGCTCTCAACTATGATGTGGTGTTGCCGGTGGATGATGATGTACAGTTATCTGTGGTTCAATATCGCAACAAACTTTATGAG ATGATGCTGGAGTGTAGAACAAATCAGGGGATGGCAACACTGGTTCAACCAAAGGGTGAAGGCTCTGCCAGTAACAGTCACAAGCCTAGCAGAAAGGACAGAGTTGAGAAATGCCCAGTGGCAGCAAATGTTAGCGATGGGGATGGAGACCCTGAGGGGCAAGCAAAGCCTGAGAAGACTGATGAGAAAACCCAGGAGCCTTCATATGTTGGTGTCTCTAAACCTGCACCTGTGATTGCACCAGGCCAGCTGGCTGTGGAGAGGATGAGCCAGCCTCTTAGCCCTGCCTTAGGAAAACTCACATACAACCCCATCACGCATGCCCCGA GTGGTTTTGTGCGTCCAGCGGGCCTTCCTCATTACTACCAATCGAGAAACCCAACTGGATCAAACTGTAGTGGAAATGGATCACTGACAGAGAGTGTCAGTACTAACACA ATTCTGCAGCGTGGTCGCTCAGCTCCCATGGCTCATAGCCGCCCCTTCTCTtcaaccctaacactaacacagAACAATCCACTGGTTCGAAAGGAGGAGCCGTCTCTCTCCTCCGGACTACAGGTCACATCTGCACGCCTG AACCAGCGTTCCAACTCACGGCCACCACCTCGCTTCAGCAAGAAAGTATTCCAGAATAACAGTAATGTTGCTGCTGCAGGAGACCCTCGAGCCAAGCTAGGCAGCTACTCCCAGGCTTATGGTACCATTAACAAGACAGAACTGGACAATCTGCTTCAGAACCGGCCTCACAACCAGTAA